The DNA segment CCTCGATGCCCGGCATCGCGTTCAGCAGGACCGAGAAGCCCTCGCGCACCATCATCTGGTCGTCCGCGATGAGGACACGGATGTTGTCCTCGTCGCCGGTCCCGCGTCCTGTTCCGGGGCCGCTCGCCCCGCTCATGCCTCGTCCTCGTCCGCCGCGCCGACCGGCAGGAACACCGCGATCTCGTAGCCGCCGTCGTCCGCCGGGCCCGCCGTCATCTCGCCGTTCAGCATGGTGACCCGCTCGCGCATGCCGGTGATGCCGTGTCCGGCCCCGGGCGAGGGCTTGACCAGGTTCGGCTCGGGCGCCGGACCGTTGACGATGCGCAGGCCGAGCCCGCCGAGGACGTACCCGATCTCGACCCGGGCGCTCGCCCCGGGCGCATGGCGCAGGCTGTTGCTGAGCGCCTCCTGCACGATCCGGTACGCCGACAGCTCCACGCCGGGCGGCAGCTCGCGCACCGCCCCGGTCACCACCTTCTCGACGTCCGGGCCGGCGTCCCGCACGTTGGCGAGCAGGGCATCGAGGTCGGCGAGGGTCGGCTGGGGGGCGTCGGGGGCCTCGTAGTCCTCGGCGCGGACCACGCCCAGGACCCGGCGCAGTTCGGTGAGGGCGGCCACCGCGTTCTCGCGGATGGTGGCGAAGGCGCGCTCCATCTCGGGCGGCGGGTTCTCCACCCGGTAGGGCGCGGCCTCGGCCTGGATCGCGACGACCGACATGTGGTGGGCGACCACGTCGTGCAGCTCGCGGGCGATGGTGGTGCGTTCCTCGAGGAGCGTGCGCCGGGAACGTTCGTGCGCGGTGACCGTCTGCTGGGCGGTCACCTCCTGCTGGGCGGTGTGACGGACATGCCGGAAGGAGACCACGAGCAGGGCGAAGGCGGACGTCACCATCATGGGCCCGCTGTTCGTGTAGGAGTACGACCCGCCGAAAACGATGTCCGAGAGGAAGGCGTACACGGCGGTCAGCACCCACATCCAGGCGGCGGTGCGGGGCCGGGTGCGCAGCGCCACGACGATCAGCACCGCCAGGTGGCAGACGAACGCGCCGGGCATCCACGGCCATTCGCCTCCGCTGCCGCTGAGGACCGCGACCACCGGGGTCACCGCCAGCGACATCCAGAACGCGCCGACCGGCCGGACCAGCGTGGCGAGCACCGGGAACGCGCACAGCAGGCCGGCCAGCAGAGCCAGTACGTTCCCGCCGGGCAGGCCGCCCCCCAACGCGCCGGCGCACAGGGCGAGCAGCGCGACCACTCCCACCAGCGCGTGCGGGAGATGTTCCGCGGAGGACCTCAGC comes from the Streptomyces sp. KMM 9044 genome and includes:
- a CDS encoding sensor histidine kinase is translated as MTETTHAPSAAQRPGDGAKTRSPEYRLAQNALRGLRHDLFEDAFAYRPLPRRRTDGPFVRWLPGRLRSSAEHLPHALVGVVALLALCAGALGGGLPGGNVLALLAGLLCAFPVLATLVRPVGAFWMSLAVTPVVAVLSGSGGEWPWMPGAFVCHLAVLIVVALRTRPRTAAWMWVLTAVYAFLSDIVFGGSYSYTNSGPMMVTSAFALLVVSFRHVRHTAQQEVTAQQTVTAHERSRRTLLEERTTIARELHDVVAHHMSVVAIQAEAAPYRVENPPPEMERAFATIRENAVAALTELRRVLGVVRAEDYEAPDAPQPTLADLDALLANVRDAGPDVEKVVTGAVRELPPGVELSAYRIVQEALSNSLRHAPGASARVEIGYVLGGLGLRIVNGPAPEPNLVKPSPGAGHGITGMRERVTMLNGEMTAGPADDGGYEIAVFLPVGAADEDEA